Proteins encoded together in one Lutra lutra chromosome 4, mLutLut1.2, whole genome shotgun sequence window:
- the ZNF34 gene encoding zinc finger protein 34 yields the protein MAALHLSALPQAEVTFEDVAVLFSREEWGRLGPAQRGLYRDVMLETYRNLVSLGAGPAGPKPGVITQLERGDEPWVLDAQGAEGKERLRVSVSGHGTRTEYKELSSGEMLDGEELDQLQKAVPQGPDPGETQACVWEPEESLDKLVEQRGLRPVTLANEENIQESGGSLRFWSSPISDQRPHKCDICEQSFEQRSYLNNHKRVHRSKKTNIVHDSGEFFSANLVVRDDQKIPLGKKLHYCGYCGKAFRYSANLVKHQRLHSEEKPYKCDECGKAFSQSCEFINHRRMHSGEIPYRCGECGKTFNQRPNLMKHQRIHTGEKPYKCGDCGKHFSAYSSLIYHQRIHTGEKPYKCNDCGKAFSDGSILIRHRRTHTGEKPFECKECGKGFTQSSNLIQHQRIHTGEKPYKCNECEKAFIQKTKLVEHQRSHTGEKPYECNDCGKVFSQSTHLIQHQRIHTGEKPYKCSECGKAFHNSSRLIHHQRSHHGEKPYKCSDCKKAFSQGTYLVQHRRIHTGEKPYKCSKCGKAFRHSSNMCQHQRIHLREDFAR from the exons GAGCTGGGCCTGCAGGTCCCAAGCCTGGGGTGATCACACAGTTGGAACGAGGGGATGAGCCGTGGGTCCTGGATGCACAGGGCGCCGAGGGGAAAGAGCGACTAAGAGTCAGTGTCTCAG GTCATGGGACCAGGACTGAATACAAAGAGTTGTCTTCAGGGGAGATGCTTGATGGGGAAGAGTTGGATCAACTCCAGAAGGCTGTTCCCCAAGGACCTGATCCTGGTGAGACCCAGGCATGTGTCTGGGAGCCAGAGGAGAGCCTGGACAAGCTAGTAGAGCAGAGAGGCCTGAGGCCAGTCACACTGGCCAACGAGGAGAACATCCAGGAGTCTGGGGGAAGCCTCAGGTTTTGGTCAAGCCCTATCTCTGATCAGAGACCTCACAAATGCGATATATGTGAACAAAGTTTTGAACAGAGATCATACCTCAATAACCATAAACGTGTACACAggtcaaaaaagacaaatatagtCCATGATTCTGGGGAATTCTTCAGTGCAAATTTAGTTGTTAGAGATGATCAGAAAATTCCTCTTGGGAAAAAATTGCATTATTGTGGTTactgtgggaaagccttcaggtACAGTGCTAACCTTGTCAAACACCAGCGGCTTCATAGTGAAGAGAAGCCCTACAAGTGTGACGAgtgtgggaaagctttcagtcaGAGCTGCGAGTTCATCAATCACCGAAGGATGCACTCTGGGGAGATCCCCTACCGATGTGGTGAGTGTGGGAAGACATTCAACCAGAGGCCCAACCTCATGAAACATCAGAGGATTCACACCGGGGAAAAGCCCTATAAGTGTGGTGATTGTGGGAAACACTTTAGCGCCTATTCTTCCCTCATTTATCACCAGAGaatccacactggagagaaaccctataagTGTAATgactgtgggaaagccttcagtgaCGGCTCGATCCTTATCCGACATCGTCGgacccacactggggagaagccatttgaatgtaaagaatgtggcaaAGGTTTTACTCAAAGTTCTAACCTTATCCAACATCAAAGAATTCACACTGGGGAGAAACCCTATAAATGCAACGAATGTGAGAAAGCCTTCATCCAAAAAACCAAACTTGTCGAACATCAGAGAAGCCACACTGGCGAGAAGCCCTACGAATGTAATGACTGTGGCAAAGTGTTCAGCCAGAGCACACACCTTATCCAGCACCAGAGGatccacacaggagagaagccgTACAAGTGCAGtgagtgtgggaaggccttccACAACAGTTCCAGACTCATCCACCACCAAAGGTCGCACCACGGAGAGAAGCCATACAAATGCAGCGATTGCAAGAAGGCCTTTAGCCAGGGTACTTACCTCGTCCAGCACCGGAGGAtccacacgggcgagaagccctaCAAGTGCAGCAAGTGTGGGAAGGCCTTCCGGCACAGTTCCAACATGTGCCAGCACCAGAGGATCCACCTCCGCGAGGACTTTGCGCGCTGA